The candidate division KSB1 bacterium genome contains the following window.
AGCAGCTCTATTCGGGCTTTACTTGATCTATCGCAGAATGATTGCTATAGAAAAGAATATACAAATTACAAATGAGGTGCGGATTGCTGACCGTTTCAGTCGCGCGGTTGAGCAATTAGGAACTCATAAACTCGAAATTCAGCTTGCTGGAATTTTTATGCTGGAAAAAATTGCTTCCGAGTCCGAAATGGATCACTGGATTATAATGGAGATTTTGACGGCCTATGTTCGGGAAAACTTACCGTTCAACCCGGAAGCTGTTGATTTAAATGACCAGCAAAAAAACATTGAAAATGGCGATGACTCCTTTAAACAAAAACGACTGGCAACTAACATACAGGCAATTCTATCTGTTATCGGACGCCGGAAATGGCTCAATGAAGAAGTCGAACAGAATCATTTTCTCAATTTAAGAAAAACAAATCTTAAATATGCCGACTTAAGAAATGCTTGGTTAATCGGTGCAAATTTTCGGGGCACCAACCTTGAAAGAGCCAATCTGATGGGCGCAAACCTGGCGGGTGCATTTCTGGCCGAATCCAATTTAAAAAATGCGAACTTACTAAACGCCAACCTCGAAGAGGCCGATTTGCGGAAAGCAAACTTCGAAGGGGTAAAACTCACCGGCGTCAATTTCCAGGGCGCAAATTTTACCGGAGTCAACATAAAAGGCGCAGATCTAAGTGAATCATTGCTTAAAGAAGTTAATTTTAACAATGTCAGACTAAACAAAATTAAGTATGATGAAGAGACGCTTTTTCCAGAGTGGTTGAACCAGGAGAAAAGAGACAAATATGGAATGATATTTGAATTAAGGTAAATTCTAACTATGGTTGTATTAACACAGTATATCAACTCCCCAATCTCCTACATTCTTCCTTGAAGTCTTCAAGCTTTTATTTTTTTTCTTAACCCCAAAAAAAATCTTGTATAATTAAAATTAATTTGTATCTTAAAAACTTTAAATAGATAATTTTTAAAATCAGACAAAAGGAGAAGCCCGATGCTAGCCAAATTCCCAACCGTCATTGTGAGAACGGAAGGCAGATAGCTCGCTTAGTTAGGTTCCGGTTCAATTTCCGGCGATGCATTAACGTTGGATAATTTAGCGTCATCCCTACCAGAATTCTTTATTCCACCATTCGCCTGCACCACCTTTTGCGATTTATCTTTCCTTCTTTTTTAGTTTTAAATTAACAAAAAAACAATCAGTCTTTCAGGATTAAAAATATCCTGCATTGCAGTTTCACACTCAAACCGAAAGAATAATAAAAATGAGTGATTCACTAAAACCAAATGGTTCAATTGTTTCTGACGATTTTAAATCAGAGACAAATGGCAAATTAAGCAATCTTTGGAAAGATATTCGCGAGGCGATTGCGGGTTCACAGCGGGATTTCACCGAAGGGAGTATTGGCAAGGCAATTCTGCTGCTCTCCATTCCAATGGTGCTGGAAATGTCCATGGAATCCGTCTTCGCGGTGGTCGATATTTTCTTTGTTTCTAAGCTGGGTCCCGATGCGATGACCACAGTTGGGGTTACCGAATCTATGCTGACAATTGTCTATGCAGTCGGTATCGGTCTGGCCATGGCTACGACCGCTATGGTTGCACGCCGTATTGGCGAGAAGAACAAGGAGGGTGCATCAGTCGCGGCCGTTCAAGCGATTTCAGTTGGGCTCC
Protein-coding sequences here:
- a CDS encoding pentapeptide repeat-containing protein, whose translation is MKNGLFYIRHVLLLLVITAVIVLIWNIPHWLVSASESLTSQELSTFIFETRRSLILTIAAVAALFGLYLIYRRMIAIEKNIQITNEVRIADRFSRAVEQLGTHKLEIQLAGIFMLEKIASESEMDHWIIMEILTAYVRENLPFNPEAVDLNDQQKNIENGDDSFKQKRLATNIQAILSVIGRRKWLNEEVEQNHFLNLRKTNLKYADLRNAWLIGANFRGTNLERANLMGANLAGAFLAESNLKNANLLNANLEEADLRKANFEGVKLTGVNFQGANFTGVNIKGADLSESLLKEVNFNNVRLNKIKYDEETLFPEWLNQEKRDKYGMIFELR